Proteins from a single region of Bogoriella caseilytica:
- a CDS encoding SRPBCC family protein has protein sequence MSNVEQSIDVDVPLSIAYNQWTQFESFPEFMEGVESVTQLTETRNRWVTEIGGQTREFVTEITEQHPDERIAWTTVEGDLKQSGVVTFHYLEENKTRVMIQLDWDPEGAAEKIGSALGVDSKRVKGDAERFKTFIEGRGLETGGWRGDVS, from the coding sequence ATGAGCAACGTTGAGCAGTCTATTGATGTGGACGTCCCCCTGAGCATCGCGTACAACCAGTGGACGCAGTTCGAGTCCTTCCCGGAGTTCATGGAGGGCGTCGAGTCCGTCACTCAGCTCACCGAGACGCGCAACCGGTGGGTGACCGAGATCGGGGGCCAGACCCGCGAGTTCGTCACGGAGATCACCGAGCAGCATCCCGATGAGCGCATCGCCTGGACCACCGTCGAGGGCGACCTCAAGCAGTCCGGTGTGGTCACCTTCCACTACCTGGAGGAGAACAAGACCCGGGTCATGATCCAGCTGGACTGGGACCCGGAGGGCGCAGCCGAGAAGATCGGCTCGGCGCTGGGCGTGGACAGCAAGCGCGTCAAGGGCGATGCCGAGCGCTTCAAGACGTTCATCGAGGGTCGCGGTCTCGAGACCGGTGGCTGGCGTGGGGATGTCAGCTGA
- a CDS encoding STM3941 family protein → MNDPQSWERELATAGHVRITSSPGKILLLIPMALVFVAVGYWLTTSSDLTMLVVGWVSIVFGALGVGAALLQLAIPAVITVTADLIRVRRFTTTVIPWTAVEAVMHQRIHSTNLVTFLLTDEGAAQLRDSATRATRAALAANRRSFGSEQLSLPTALTASAADLAAWLAIVHARATGHRAPWTERFQPPAR, encoded by the coding sequence ATGAACGATCCACAATCCTGGGAGCGAGAACTCGCCACGGCCGGGCACGTGCGCATCACGAGTTCCCCGGGGAAGATCCTGCTCCTGATACCGATGGCACTGGTCTTCGTCGCTGTGGGCTACTGGCTCACCACGAGTTCAGACCTGACGATGCTCGTGGTCGGCTGGGTGTCGATCGTGTTCGGAGCTCTCGGCGTGGGAGCGGCCCTGCTCCAGTTGGCCATACCTGCCGTCATCACGGTGACCGCCGATCTCATTCGCGTCCGCCGCTTCACCACGACCGTCATCCCGTGGACCGCCGTGGAGGCCGTGATGCACCAACGCATTCATTCGACCAACCTGGTGACCTTCCTCCTCACCGACGAAGGCGCGGCTCAGCTCCGAGACTCCGCCACCCGAGCCACCCGGGCCGCGCTCGCCGCCAACCGGCGGAGTTTCGGGAGCGAGCAGCTGAGTCTGCCCACGGCGCTGACGGCCAGCGCCGCCGATCTCGCCGCATGGCTCGCCATCGTGCACGCCCGTGCCACGGGCCATCGAGCCCCGTGGACCGAGAGATTCCAACCACCTGCCCGGTGA
- a CDS encoding IS481 family transposase — protein sequence MSKRRLVITAVLAGATQSEVARRYGVSQGWISRLMARWRAEGEAAFEPRSRAPKTRPGATAPATVDLVVALRTQLSAQGLDAGAETIAWHLKHDHNTAISRATIHRILTRAGLIDPSPRKRPRASYIRFEAAQPNETWQSDFTHYRLSDGRDAEIITWLDDHSRYALHISAHRPITALIVATTFRDTAGEHGIPASTLTDNGMVYTVRLASQGHRGGRTALEAQLRLWDVIQKNSRPGHPTTCGKVERFQQTMKNWLRAHPHQPATTAELQDLLDQFRHEYNTRRPHRSLPNRATPATLYTSLPKALPGPSRDTQTHERVRHDIIDASGKVTLRHAGRLLKLGIGRDHARTPAILLIQDLDVRVIHATTGEILRELTIDPTRTYQRQSQKRQMG from the coding sequence ATGTCGAAGCGTCGTCTGGTCATCACAGCCGTTCTTGCCGGGGCTACTCAGTCCGAGGTCGCTCGCCGCTACGGTGTCTCCCAGGGATGGATCAGCCGTTTGATGGCCCGATGGCGAGCCGAGGGCGAGGCCGCTTTCGAGCCGCGCTCACGGGCACCGAAGACCCGCCCGGGCGCCACCGCGCCGGCAACGGTCGACCTGGTTGTTGCCCTGCGCACCCAGCTGAGCGCCCAGGGTCTAGATGCCGGGGCTGAAACCATCGCTTGGCATCTCAAACACGACCACAACACTGCTATCTCCCGGGCCACGATCCACCGGATCCTCACCCGAGCAGGTCTGATCGACCCGAGCCCGAGGAAACGGCCTCGTGCTTCCTACATCCGCTTCGAAGCCGCACAACCCAATGAGACCTGGCAATCTGACTTCACCCACTACCGGCTCAGCGATGGCCGTGACGCCGAGATCATCACCTGGCTCGATGACCACTCCCGCTACGCCCTACACATCAGCGCCCACCGGCCGATCACCGCCCTGATCGTTGCCACGACCTTCCGCGACACCGCAGGCGAGCACGGCATCCCCGCCTCGACCTTGACCGATAACGGCATGGTCTACACCGTCCGCCTGGCCAGCCAAGGCCACCGAGGCGGGCGCACCGCACTCGAGGCCCAACTCCGCCTCTGGGACGTGATCCAGAAGAACTCCCGCCCGGGCCACCCCACGACCTGCGGCAAAGTCGAGCGCTTCCAACAGACCATGAAGAACTGGCTCCGCGCCCACCCCCACCAGCCCGCCACCACCGCCGAGCTCCAAGACCTGCTGGACCAGTTCCGCCACGAGTACAACACCCGACGACCGCACCGCTCCCTGCCAAACCGGGCCACCCCAGCCACGCTCTACACCTCGCTACCCAAAGCCCTCCCAGGGCCCAGTCGCGACACGCAGACCCACGAACGCGTCCGCCACGACATCATCGACGCCTCCGGCAAAGTGACCCTGCGCCACGCAGGACGCCTGCTGAAGCTCGGCATCGGGCGAGACCACGCTCGAACCCCCGCCATCCTGCTCATCCAGGACCTCGACGTCCGCGTCATCCACGCCACCACCGGCGAGATCCTGCGCGAGCTCACCATCGACCCCACCCGCACCTACCAACGCCAAAGCCAGAAACGACAAATGGGCTGA
- a CDS encoding ParA family protein — protein MHEEGLIPATDVAPGAAPDFPVPEPLDSHGPARVIAMCNQKGGVGKTTSTINLGAALAEYGRKVLIVDFDPQGAASAGLGVNAHELERTIYNLLLEPRTDVREILTATSTPGLDLIPANIDLSAAEVQLVSEVAREQALARVLRPVMDDYDVIIIDCQPSLGLLTVNALTAAHGVIIPLETEYFALRGVALLVESIERVQERINPRLQIDGILATMVDLRTLHSREVLERVQEAFGDQVYTTTIGRTVKFPDASVATEPITSYAPTHSGAHAYRRLARELVARGDAP, from the coding sequence ATGCACGAGGAGGGCCTGATTCCGGCCACTGACGTCGCCCCTGGGGCTGCGCCGGATTTCCCTGTGCCAGAGCCGCTGGACAGCCATGGCCCGGCACGGGTGATCGCCATGTGCAACCAGAAGGGCGGGGTGGGTAAGACCACCAGCACCATCAACCTCGGTGCCGCGCTGGCCGAGTACGGGCGCAAGGTGCTCATCGTGGACTTCGACCCGCAGGGCGCCGCCTCCGCGGGCCTGGGGGTGAACGCGCACGAGCTGGAGCGCACCATCTACAACCTGCTACTGGAGCCGCGCACGGACGTGCGCGAGATCCTGACCGCCACCTCCACGCCCGGCCTGGATCTCATCCCCGCCAATATCGACCTGTCCGCCGCGGAGGTCCAGCTCGTCTCCGAGGTGGCGCGTGAGCAGGCGCTCGCGCGGGTGCTGCGCCCGGTGATGGACGACTACGACGTCATCATCATCGACTGCCAGCCCTCGCTCGGCCTGCTCACGGTGAACGCCCTGACCGCGGCGCACGGCGTCATTATCCCGCTGGAGACCGAGTACTTCGCACTGCGGGGTGTCGCCCTGCTGGTGGAGTCCATCGAACGGGTACAGGAGCGGATCAACCCGCGCCTACAGATCGATGGCATTCTCGCCACCATGGTCGATCTGCGCACCCTGCACTCCCGGGAGGTGCTCGAGCGCGTCCAGGAAGCCTTCGGCGATCAGGTCTACACCACCACCATCGGGCGCACCGTGAAGTTCCCCGATGCCTCGGTGGCCACCGAGCCGATCACCAGCTACGCCCCCACCCACTCCGGGGCGCACGCGTATCGCCGCCTGGCCCGCGAGCTGGTGGCCCGCGGCGACGCACCCTGA
- a CDS encoding prephenate dehydrogenase, with amino-acid sequence MTAATHGPGAVGTRGPVKVIGAGLLGASLGLALRGAGVEVQLADASPQALALARDLGAGDIPDPADTAAPSIVVVATPPDVAAVAVIEALRAHPGAVVTDVASVKAPIEEEVLATSRPAELDVSRYVGSHPMAGRERSGAAAAHADLFAGRPWVIVPHAGSAEDAVLAVRTLAADVGSAPVRMGASEHDDAVALVSHLPQLAATLVATRLVDAPEEALALAGQGLRDVTRIAASDPQLWSTILVGNAAPVAAVLRQLREDLDQLLEPLDRSAEHGPDAPGATGPLAQAVAAGNRGVERIPGKHGGAPRRYSEVTALVPDEPGALARLLAEVGEEGVNLEDLHLEHSAGQRVGLARISVLPAAAGPLEKALERRGWQVVAP; translated from the coding sequence GTGACCGCCGCGACCCACGGCCCCGGGGCGGTGGGCACCCGCGGCCCGGTCAAGGTGATCGGCGCCGGACTGCTCGGCGCCTCCCTGGGCCTGGCTCTGCGCGGCGCCGGCGTCGAGGTACAGCTCGCGGACGCCTCCCCGCAAGCCCTGGCCCTGGCCCGGGATCTCGGTGCCGGCGACATCCCCGACCCGGCCGACACCGCCGCACCGAGCATCGTGGTCGTCGCCACCCCGCCCGATGTGGCGGCCGTCGCGGTGATCGAGGCGCTGCGCGCCCATCCGGGGGCGGTCGTCACCGACGTGGCGAGCGTGAAAGCACCCATCGAGGAGGAAGTCCTCGCCACGAGCCGCCCGGCTGAACTGGACGTCTCCCGCTACGTCGGCTCGCACCCCATGGCCGGGCGGGAGCGATCCGGCGCCGCCGCCGCGCACGCCGATCTGTTCGCGGGCCGGCCCTGGGTGATCGTCCCCCACGCCGGCAGCGCGGAGGACGCCGTCCTCGCGGTGCGCACACTCGCCGCGGACGTCGGCTCGGCACCGGTGCGCATGGGTGCCAGCGAGCACGACGACGCCGTCGCCCTGGTCTCCCACCTGCCCCAGCTCGCCGCCACCTTGGTGGCCACCCGCCTGGTGGACGCTCCGGAGGAGGCGCTGGCCCTGGCCGGGCAGGGCCTGCGTGACGTCACCCGCATCGCGGCCTCCGATCCGCAGCTGTGGTCCACGATCCTGGTGGGCAATGCCGCACCCGTGGCGGCTGTGCTGCGCCAGTTGCGCGAGGATCTCGACCAGCTCCTGGAGCCCTTGGATCGTTCGGCTGAGCACGGACCCGATGCCCCGGGCGCCACCGGGCCGCTCGCGCAGGCTGTGGCCGCCGGGAACCGCGGCGTGGAGCGCATTCCGGGCAAACACGGCGGTGCGCCGCGCCGCTACAGCGAAGTCACCGCGCTGGTGCCCGACGAGCCCGGGGCCCTGGCCCGGCTGCTCGCCGAAGTTGGCGAGGAGGGCGTGAACCTGGAAGATCTGCACCTGGAACACTCCGCGGGGCAGCGTGTGGGTCTGGCGCGGATCTCCGTTCTGCCCGCTGCGGCCGGCCCGCTGGAGAAGGCGCTGGAACGCCGGGGCTGGCAAGTGGTTGCTCCGTGA
- a CDS encoding pseudouridine synthase, protein MSTDDAEGVRLQKVLAHAGLGSRRACETMIAQGRVSVDGAVVRELGTRVDPATAVLHVDGLRVQLDDSQVTIALNKPLGVVSSMSDENGRPDLSQFVADRAERLFHVGRLDAETTGLLLLTNDGELAHRLAHPSYEVSKTYVATVEGRVAPKLGRKLTAGIELEDGPVTVEDFAIKDISGQTSLVELTLHEGRNHIVRRLLAEVGHPVTQLVRTQVGPVRLGSLRAGRTRTIAGRELGALMQAVGL, encoded by the coding sequence GTGAGCACCGACGACGCCGAGGGCGTGCGCCTGCAGAAGGTGCTGGCCCACGCCGGCCTGGGCTCGCGGCGGGCCTGCGAGACCATGATCGCCCAGGGCCGAGTGAGCGTGGACGGCGCCGTGGTGCGCGAACTCGGCACCCGGGTGGACCCGGCCACCGCGGTGCTGCACGTGGACGGGCTGCGCGTGCAACTCGATGACTCGCAGGTGACGATCGCGCTGAACAAGCCGCTCGGCGTGGTCTCGAGCATGAGTGACGAGAACGGGCGGCCCGACCTCTCCCAGTTCGTGGCCGACCGCGCCGAGCGGCTCTTCCACGTCGGCCGTTTGGACGCCGAGACCACCGGCCTGCTGCTCCTGACCAATGACGGCGAACTCGCGCACCGGCTCGCGCACCCGTCGTACGAGGTCTCCAAGACCTACGTGGCCACCGTCGAGGGCCGGGTGGCGCCGAAGCTGGGCCGGAAGCTCACCGCGGGCATCGAACTCGAGGACGGCCCGGTCACCGTCGAGGACTTCGCCATCAAGGACATCTCCGGGCAGACCTCGCTGGTGGAACTCACCCTGCACGAGGGCCGCAACCACATCGTGCGCCGGCTCCTGGCCGAGGTGGGCCACCCGGTCACCCAGCTGGTGCGTACCCAGGTGGGGCCCGTGCGTCTGGGCTCCCTGCGCGCCGGCCGTACCCGCACGATCGCTGGGCGCGAGCTCGGCGCCCTGATGCAGGCGGTCGGCCTGTGA
- a CDS encoding oxygenase MpaB family protein, translating into MTSDLRTRLSQALLEKVAGEDAAAVRERIHATPGPRWFDDDSPIQIVHGDPSMYIGGIRALLLQSLHPLAMAAVAAHSGYRADTWGRLARTATFLATTTFGTAEHAQQAVDIVRAVHVRIAGTAPDGRPYRADDPELLLWVHCAEIDSFLTAHHLYGRTRLTPEQRDTYVAQTAVVARKLGAHRVPTTHAGLRHALAEFRPHLQSTEAARDVAAFLLREPPLPGSARLGYGLLARAAVATLPRATRPMLEVADHPRLDRFVHRPVGHLGTAAMRWLNDAEPMARPQRSPD; encoded by the coding sequence ATGACCTCGGACCTACGCACCCGGCTGAGCCAGGCCCTCTTGGAGAAGGTGGCCGGCGAGGACGCCGCAGCGGTTCGCGAGCGGATCCACGCCACCCCCGGCCCGCGCTGGTTCGACGACGACTCCCCCATCCAGATCGTGCACGGTGACCCGAGCATGTACATCGGCGGCATCCGCGCGCTGCTCTTGCAGTCGCTGCACCCGCTGGCCATGGCCGCGGTGGCCGCGCACTCGGGCTACCGCGCCGATACCTGGGGCAGGCTGGCGCGCACCGCCACCTTCCTGGCGACCACCACCTTCGGCACTGCGGAGCACGCCCAGCAAGCCGTCGACATCGTGCGCGCGGTGCACGTGCGCATTGCCGGTACCGCCCCGGACGGCCGCCCCTACCGCGCCGACGACCCCGAGCTGCTGCTGTGGGTGCACTGCGCGGAGATCGACTCCTTCCTCACCGCCCACCACCTTTACGGGCGCACCCGGCTCACCCCGGAGCAGCGCGACACCTATGTGGCCCAGACTGCGGTCGTGGCCCGCAAGCTCGGCGCCCACCGGGTGCCCACCACGCACGCCGGGCTCCGCCATGCCCTCGCCGAGTTCCGCCCGCATCTGCAGAGCACCGAGGCCGCACGCGACGTGGCCGCCTTCCTGCTGCGCGAGCCCCCACTGCCGGGCTCGGCGCGCCTGGGCTACGGCCTGCTCGCTCGGGCCGCCGTCGCCACCCTGCCGCGCGCCACCCGGCCGATGCTCGAGGTGGCCGACCATCCCCGCCTGGACCGCTTCGTGCACCGCCCCGTCGGGCACCTGGGTACCGCAGCCATGCGGTGGCTCAATGACGCCGAGCCGATGGCCCGGCCTCAGCGCTCCCCCGACTGA
- the scpB gene encoding SMC-Scp complex subunit ScpB: MTSMTDPREAAAPLPYETVPDDVAPEEWLAAIEAILMVAEEPVPAVRLAAVLSLPTGQVTEMLHRLAAEYRGEGEAATRPRGFELREAAGGWRIYSHPAHADLVGRFVLDGQTARLTQASLETLAVIAYRQPISRGRIAAIRGVNVDGVVRTLQARGLIEDVEPESAGGERAARYRTTTSFLERLGLSSLDDLPPLAPYLPDGLDDDEELT, translated from the coding sequence ATGACTTCGATGACTGATCCCCGCGAGGCCGCGGCGCCGCTGCCCTACGAGACCGTTCCGGACGACGTCGCCCCCGAGGAGTGGCTCGCAGCCATCGAGGCGATCCTGATGGTGGCCGAGGAACCCGTGCCCGCGGTACGCCTGGCCGCGGTGCTCAGCCTGCCCACCGGTCAAGTGACCGAGATGCTGCACCGGCTGGCTGCGGAGTACCGCGGCGAGGGAGAGGCGGCCACGCGCCCGCGGGGTTTCGAGCTCCGCGAGGCCGCGGGCGGCTGGCGCATCTACTCCCACCCGGCGCACGCGGACCTGGTCGGACGCTTCGTGCTCGACGGCCAGACAGCCCGACTCACCCAGGCCTCGCTGGAGACTCTCGCGGTGATCGCCTACCGTCAGCCCATCTCCCGCGGGCGTATCGCCGCCATCCGCGGGGTCAATGTGGACGGCGTGGTGCGCACCTTGCAGGCCCGCGGCCTGATCGAGGACGTGGAGCCGGAGTCCGCCGGTGGTGAGCGTGCCGCGCGCTACCGCACCACCACCTCGTTCCTGGAGCGCCTCGGTTTGAGTTCCCTCGACGATCTCCCGCCACTGGCGCCCTACCTTCCTGACGGCCTGGATGACGATGAGGAGCTGACGTGA
- the der gene encoding ribosome biogenesis GTPase Der produces MTTPEHDREPHDVDATAPIGEEPEATPGTESGEGPEVVDPAEDSRHAEALRAGLADYELDETDLALLEDEEIPFEEGPRPGLPVLAVIGRPNVGKSTLVNRVLGRREAVVQDVPGVTRDRVSYPAEWAGRDFTLVDTGGWEVDAAGLDASVAHQAEVAISMADAVMFVVDAVVGPTATDEEVVRLLRRSGKPVVLVANKVDSQMQEADASALWSLGLGEPWAVSALHGRGSGDVLDQAMRILPEVSGVAGDLPEGGPRRIALVGKPNVGKSSLLNRLAGSERVVVDSTAGTTRDPVDELIEVDQRPWWFVDTAGIRRRVHQTSGADFYASLRTQAALEKAEVGLVLIDASEPMSVQDTRVIQQVIDAGRALVIAFNKWDMVDEDRRPLLEREIEQDLVQLTWAPRVNLSALTGWHTNRLTRALDTALSSWDTRIPTGRLNAFLGELAAAHPHPVRGGKQPRILFATQAATRPPRFVLFASGFLEPGYRRFIENRLREHFEFTGTPIEISVRVREKRKRR; encoded by the coding sequence ATGACCACCCCCGAGCATGACCGCGAGCCCCACGACGTCGACGCCACTGCGCCGATCGGCGAGGAGCCGGAAGCGACGCCCGGCACGGAGTCGGGAGAGGGACCCGAGGTAGTCGACCCAGCCGAGGACTCCCGCCACGCCGAGGCGCTGCGGGCAGGCCTGGCCGACTACGAACTCGACGAGACCGACCTCGCTCTGCTGGAGGACGAGGAGATTCCCTTTGAGGAGGGACCCCGGCCCGGCCTGCCCGTGCTCGCCGTCATCGGCCGCCCGAACGTGGGCAAGTCGACGCTCGTCAACCGGGTGCTCGGGCGCCGCGAAGCCGTGGTCCAGGACGTTCCCGGCGTCACCCGCGACCGGGTCAGCTACCCGGCCGAGTGGGCCGGTCGTGACTTCACTCTGGTGGACACCGGCGGCTGGGAGGTCGACGCCGCCGGACTGGACGCCTCGGTGGCCCACCAGGCGGAGGTCGCCATCTCCATGGCCGACGCCGTGATGTTCGTGGTGGACGCCGTGGTGGGCCCCACCGCCACCGACGAGGAGGTGGTGCGCCTGCTGCGCCGCTCCGGCAAGCCGGTGGTGCTGGTGGCCAACAAGGTGGACTCCCAGATGCAAGAGGCGGACGCCAGCGCGCTGTGGTCCCTCGGCCTGGGGGAGCCATGGGCGGTCTCCGCGTTGCACGGCCGCGGCAGCGGCGACGTGCTCGATCAGGCGATGCGAATCCTCCCCGAGGTCTCCGGGGTGGCCGGTGACCTGCCCGAGGGAGGGCCCCGCCGTATCGCCCTGGTGGGTAAGCCGAACGTGGGGAAGTCCTCGCTGCTGAACCGGCTGGCCGGCTCGGAGCGCGTGGTGGTCGACTCCACGGCGGGCACCACCCGTGACCCGGTGGACGAGCTGATCGAGGTGGACCAGCGCCCCTGGTGGTTCGTGGACACCGCCGGCATCCGACGGCGCGTCCATCAGACCTCCGGCGCGGACTTCTACGCCTCGCTGCGCACCCAGGCAGCCCTGGAGAAGGCGGAGGTGGGCCTGGTGCTCATCGATGCCTCCGAGCCGATGAGCGTGCAGGACACCCGCGTGATCCAGCAGGTCATCGACGCCGGGCGCGCGCTGGTGATCGCCTTCAACAAGTGGGACATGGTGGATGAGGACCGCCGTCCGCTTCTGGAGCGCGAGATCGAGCAGGACCTCGTCCAGCTCACCTGGGCGCCGCGGGTGAACCTCTCCGCGTTGACCGGCTGGCACACCAACCGCCTCACCCGCGCGCTGGACACCGCGCTGAGTTCCTGGGACACCCGCATCCCGACCGGGCGGTTGAACGCCTTCCTCGGGGAGCTGGCTGCAGCGCACCCGCACCCGGTGCGCGGGGGCAAGCAGCCACGCATCCTCTTCGCCACACAGGCCGCCACCCGGCCACCGCGCTTCGTGCTCTTCGCCTCGGGCTTCCTGGAGCCGGGATACCGGCGCTTCATCGAGAACCGGCTGCGTGAGCACTTCGAGTTCACCGGCACGCCGATCGAGATCAGCGTGCGCGTGCGGGAGAAGCGCAAGCGCCGCTGA
- the cmk gene encoding (d)CMP kinase, translating into MTGRGIVVAVDGPSGTGKSTVSRQVASRLQLSYLDTGAMYRAATWWSLHEGVELDDQAAVAAVVRAMPLEMITDPHDPHVVCAGTDITEDIRAKELTEVVSKIATNLEVRAELKRLQREILAQEARDGRSAGAGVVAEGRDITTVVAPDADVRILLTASESTRLARRAKERHGVADLATIEATRDEVLRRDADDSTVSNFMTAADGVLTIDTSELDISQVVEGVLGAIADHTTCAHSEEAAR; encoded by the coding sequence ATGACGGGCCGAGGGATCGTGGTGGCCGTGGACGGCCCGTCGGGGACGGGGAAGTCCACGGTCTCGCGGCAGGTGGCCTCCCGCCTGCAGCTGTCCTACCTCGACACCGGCGCCATGTATCGCGCTGCCACCTGGTGGAGCCTGCATGAGGGCGTGGAGCTCGACGACCAAGCCGCCGTGGCGGCCGTGGTGCGCGCCATGCCCTTGGAGATGATCACCGACCCGCACGACCCGCACGTGGTGTGCGCGGGCACCGACATCACCGAGGACATCCGCGCCAAGGAACTCACCGAGGTGGTCTCCAAGATCGCCACGAACCTCGAGGTGCGCGCCGAACTCAAGCGGCTCCAGCGCGAGATCCTCGCCCAGGAGGCCCGTGATGGCCGCTCCGCCGGCGCGGGCGTGGTCGCCGAGGGGCGCGACATCACCACCGTGGTGGCCCCCGACGCCGATGTGCGCATCCTGCTCACCGCCTCCGAGTCCACGCGCCTGGCCCGCCGCGCCAAGGAACGCCACGGCGTGGCCGACCTCGCCACGATCGAGGCCACCCGTGATGAGGTGCTGCGCCGCGATGCCGATGACTCCACCGTCTCGAACTTCATGACGGCAGCCGACGGCGTGCTCACCATCGATACCTCCGAGCTGGACATCTCGCAGGTGGTCGAGGGCGTCCTCGGCGCTATCGCGGACCACACGACCTGCGCGCACTCCGAGGAGGCGGCGCGATGA
- a CDS encoding segregation and condensation protein A — protein MTAVTEHQRPGSHRPLSSFAVTLENFEGPFDLLLSLIAKHRLDITEVALAQVTDEFISHITAQQNAEGGEWDLGQASEFLVIGATLLDLKAARLLPRGAVEDEEDLELLEARDLLFARLLQYKAFKEAAAHLHEQWTKGSRRFARAAPLEPRFAALLPELITRISPHDLARLAAVALSRRPEDPEVSTAHLHHAVVPVAEQAALLVDRLRAAGQATFAELTEDAPTLGHVVSRFLALLELFRSGDVVFDQAEALGELTIRWSGSEMGAVTVEDDFDD, from the coding sequence ATGACCGCGGTCACCGAACACCAGCGGCCCGGCAGCCATCGGCCACTGAGTTCCTTCGCGGTGACACTGGAGAACTTCGAAGGCCCCTTCGACCTCCTGCTCTCCCTGATCGCCAAGCACCGCCTCGACATCACCGAAGTGGCCTTGGCTCAGGTCACCGACGAGTTCATCTCCCACATCACCGCCCAGCAGAACGCCGAGGGCGGCGAGTGGGACCTGGGCCAGGCCAGCGAGTTCCTGGTCATCGGCGCCACTCTCCTGGACCTCAAGGCCGCCCGCCTCCTGCCGCGTGGCGCCGTGGAGGACGAGGAGGACCTCGAGCTGCTTGAGGCCCGCGACCTGCTCTTCGCCCGGCTACTGCAGTACAAAGCCTTTAAGGAGGCTGCGGCGCACCTGCACGAGCAGTGGACGAAGGGCTCGCGCCGCTTCGCGCGAGCGGCGCCCTTGGAACCGCGCTTCGCCGCGCTGCTGCCGGAACTGATCACCCGGATCTCCCCGCACGACCTCGCACGCCTGGCCGCGGTGGCGCTCTCGCGCCGTCCCGAGGACCCCGAGGTCTCCACCGCGCATCTGCATCACGCCGTCGTACCCGTGGCCGAACAGGCGGCGCTGCTGGTGGACCGCCTCCGTGCTGCCGGTCAGGCCACCTTCGCGGAGCTTACCGAGGACGCCCCGACGCTGGGTCACGTGGTCTCGCGTTTCCTCGCCCTGTTGGAGCTCTTCCGCTCCGGTGACGTCGTCTTCGATCAGGCTGAGGCGCTCGGTGAGCTGACCATCCGCTGGTCCGGCAGCGAGATGGGCGCCGTCACGGTGGAAGATGACTTCGATGACTGA
- a CDS encoding lysophospholipid acyltransferase family protein produces the protein MTQQPTRGQRVTAQDIHRWGPIWSRRVGWVLDHIWWNTQVHGKENLPASGPVLIASNHTGIVDGPLLHGALPRGSHILVKQEFWDHWAGGPAMTLAGQIPVDRKAGRSALAVGKQLLTEGRVVGIFPEGTRGRGDVSEVRAGVAWLATQTQAPVVPVAVLGTRRPGDPRGYVPPARAKLHVVIGRPLDLQLEGLTGRAALTRAMEGIGTGMKAHVDAAITMTGVQLPD, from the coding sequence ATGACCCAGCAACCTACGCGTGGCCAGCGCGTGACAGCCCAGGACATCCACCGGTGGGGCCCGATCTGGTCCCGCCGGGTGGGGTGGGTGCTCGACCACATCTGGTGGAACACCCAGGTGCACGGCAAGGAGAACCTACCGGCGAGCGGCCCGGTGCTCATCGCCTCGAACCACACCGGGATCGTGGACGGGCCCCTGCTGCACGGAGCACTGCCGCGCGGCAGTCACATCCTGGTCAAGCAGGAGTTCTGGGACCACTGGGCCGGCGGCCCGGCCATGACCCTGGCCGGCCAGATCCCGGTGGACCGCAAGGCCGGGCGCTCCGCGCTGGCCGTGGGCAAGCAGCTGTTGACCGAGGGCCGCGTGGTCGGCATCTTCCCCGAGGGCACCCGCGGGCGAGGCGATGTCTCCGAGGTGCGCGCCGGCGTGGCCTGGCTGGCCACCCAGACCCAGGCGCCCGTGGTGCCGGTGGCGGTGCTCGGCACCCGCCGCCCGGGCGACCCGCGGGGCTATGTGCCGCCTGCGCGAGCCAAGTTGCACGTGGTGATCGGCAGGCCGCTGGATCTCCAGCTCGAAGGGCTCACCGGCCGCGCGGCGCTGACTCGCGCCATGGAGGGGATCGGCACCGGGATGAAGGCCCACGTGGACGCCGCGATCACGATGACCGGCGTCCAGCTGCCGGACTGA